In Komagataeibacter sucrofermentans DSM 15973, the genomic window CGCCTTTGCGCTCGGGCGTGTGGCGCATGCCTTCATGCTGACCGGCGTGCGTGGCGTGGGCAAGACCACCACGGCGCGCATCATTGCCCGTGCGCTCAACTGCACCGGGCCTGATGGCAATGGTGGCCCCACGGCGGACCCGTGCGGCGTGTGCCCCAACTGCGTGGCTATCCTCGCCGACCGCCACCCCGATGTGCTGGAGATGGATGCCGCCTCGCGCACCGGCGTGGACGACGTGCGCGAGATCATCGAGGCGACCCGTTTCCGTCCCATGCAGGGGCGCATGAAGGTCTTCATCATCGATGAGGTCCACATGCTCTCGCGCAACGCGTTCAACGCGCTGCTCAAGACGCTGGAAGAACCGCCCGCGCAGGTTACCTTCATCTTCGCCACGACCGAACTGCGCAAGGTGCCGGTCACCGTGCTGTCACGGTGCCAGACATTTGCGCTGCGCCGCGTGCCGCAGGTGGAACTCGCCGCCCATTTCGACCGCGTGGCCCGCGCCGAAAACGTCACCTTCACTCCCGATGCGCTGGCCCTGATCGCGCGCGCGGCTGATGGCTCGGTGCGTGATGGGCTGTCGCTGCTCGATCAGGCCATAGCCCAGGGCACGCTTGATGGCGAGGGCGGCACGGATGCAGCCCCCATCGGGCTGGACCTTGTGGCGGGCATGCTCGGCCTGGCCGATCGCGGGCTGGTGTTCGACCTGCTCGATGCCGTGCTGGAAGGCCGCCCCGAGCGCGCGCTGGCCATTACCGGCGATGTTTATGAGCGCGGCGGCGATCTGGGCGTGATGCTCGGCGATGTGCTGGAACTTGTGCATACCGTTTCGCGCCTCAAGGCCATTCCCGCCCTGCGCGACAACCCCGAGATGCCCGAGGCCGAGCGCCAGCGCGGTTCTGCGCTGGCCGAGCGCGTGCCGGTGCCGGTGCTGGGCCGCACCTGGCAGATGCTGCTCAAGGGCGTGGCTGAGGTCGAGCAGGCGCCTGACCGCAGGCAGGCTGCCGAGATGGTGCTGATCCGCCTGTGCTACGTGGCTGACCTGCCGCCGCCGGGCGACCTCGTGCGCCGCGTGCTGGGGCAGGATGCCGCCGCCGCACCCGTGCAGGTTTCCGCATCACCTGCCGGGCCCACGGGTGGCGGCGTGCAGGCAGGCGCATCGTCCAGTGTCACAACGGGGCCAGAGGGGGGTGGTGGCGGCGCGATCCGCATGGTGGCCAATGGTGGCGTGCGGGTGGATGCCATGCCGCAGCACGCGCCCGATATGGGCCGGGTGGAGGATGAGGCGCTTGCGCCTTCGCCACGCACATGGCGCGAGACGCTGGCGCTTGTGTCCGGGCGGGACGCCATGCTGCACGGCCATCTTTATCATGCGGTGCATCTTGTTGCGTTTGCGCCGCCGCTGATCACGATCCGGGTGGAGCGCAACAGCCTGCCCGGCCTGGCCCGGCGGCTCGAAACCTTCCTGCGCGACATGACGGGCGATGCCACATGGCAGGTCCGTCAGTCCGAGGAGGAAGGCGAGGCCACGATTGCCGAGCAGGGCGCCGAGATCATCGAGTTGTACCGTGCGCAGGCCGAGGCCCATCCGCTGGTGCAGGCGGTGCTCGCGGTCTTCCCCACCGCCCGGCTTGGCGCCGTGACCGATCATGCGCTTGATGATTACGGCCTGCCACCCGAAGAACTGGCGCTAGAAAGTCTGGCGCCAGACCTCGAATTCGCCCCTCTTGATGCCGATCTGGTAGAAGAGGATGATCTGGATGCAGATGATTTTGCCTGAGGAGAGACACGGAACATGAAAAATCTTGCCGGCCTGATGAAACAGGCCACCCAGATGCAGGCCCGCATGGAAGAAATGCAGGCCAAGCTTGAAGACATGGTCATTGAAGGCAGCGCGGGCGCTGGCATGGTCACGCTGACCATGAACGGCAAGGGCGACATGAAGTCGATCACCATCGACCCCAAGCTGGCCGATCCCGGTGAGATGGAAATGCTGCAGGATCTGATCCTTGCCGCCAGCGCCGATGCCCGCAAGAAGCTCGACGCCACTGCCAGCGAGGAAATGAAGAAGGTCACTGGTGGCCTGAACCTGCCGGGCGGGATGAAATTCCCGTTCTGAGCCATGGCGCGGGAGGGGATGCATGAGCGGGCGGGGTGAGATTGACCGGCTGGTGACCCTGCTGGGCCGCCTGCCGGGGCTCGGGCCCCGCTCGGCCCGCCGGGCGGCGCTGGCCCTGCTGCGCCAGCCCCATGCCCGCATGCTGCCGCTTGCACAGGCCATGGAGCAGGCGGCGCGCGCCGTGCGCACCTGCTCGACCTGCGGCAATCTGGACACGACCGATCCCTGCGCCATCTGCGCCGACCCCACCCGCGATGCGGGGCTGGTGTGCGTGGTGGAGAATGTAGGTGATTTGTGGGCGCTCGAGCGCGCGGGCGTGCATCGCGGCGTGTATCAGGTGCTTGGCGGCACACTGTCGGCCCTATCCGGCATCGGGCCGGATGACCTGAACGTGCAGCCGTTGCTTGACCGCATTGCCCAAGGCGGCGTGCGCGAAGTGATCCTGGCCTTGGGTGCCACGGTGGAAGGGGCCACCACCATGCACTGGCTGCATGAACGGCTGGCTCGGTTCGACATCAAGATCAGCCGTGTGGGGCAGGGCGTGCCGGTAGGGGGCGCGCTTGATGTGCTTGATGATGGCACGCTGGCCGCCGCCATCATGGCGCGCAGGCCCGCATGAGCATGGTCTGGCCCGTGCCTGCCGGTATGCCGCGCGTAGCCCTTGTTACCGGCGGGGCGGCCCGTCTTGGCCGCGCCATTGCGCTGGAACTGGCGCGCGCGGGCTTTGATGTTGCGCTGCATTACAACACCTCCGCACAGGCGGCGGAACAGACCGCCGCCGGGATCCACGCGCTGGGCCGCAGGGCCGTGCTGCTGCCCGCCGATCTGGCGCAGGAGACAATGGTCACGCCGCTCATGGCCGAGGCGACCCGCAAGCTTGGCCCGGTGGGCGTGCTGGTCAACAACGCCAGCGTGTTCATGCGCGATGAATGGGACAGCGCGACAAGGGCAGGGTGGGATGCCCACATGGAGCCCAACACCCGCGCGCCGTTCGTGCTGATGCAGGAATTCGCCCGCCTGCTGCCCGAGAGCGCGCAGGGCATGGTGCTGAACATGCTTGATGAGCGCGTATGGTCGCTCACGCCTCATTTTGTCAGCTATACCGTGTCCAAGGCGGCGTTGTGGACCCTGACGCAGACCATGGCGCTCGCACTTGCTCCACGCCAGATTCGCGTCAACGCCATCGGTCCCGGCCCCGTGCTGCCCACGCCAAGGCAGACGGCGGAACAGTTTGCCCGCCAGTGCGCTTCCGTGCCGCTAGGCCAGGGTGCAACACCCGATGAGATCGCGCGCGCGGCCCTGTCGCTTGTGTGCCTGCCATCGGTTACCGGGCAGATGCTCGCCCTTGATGGCGGACAGCACATGCAGTGGTCGCCCGCCCCCCCCGTGCGCTGACCCTCTCCCGACTGACAGGAAGAACCATGTCCGTATTCCCGCCGTGGAATGAACCCGACCACCTGCGCTGCCTGTTCGTGCGCAATATGGTGCTTGATGCCCGTATCGGCGTGTTTGAACACGAGCAGGGCGTGACCCAGCGCATTCGCGTCAATGTGATGTTTGGCGTGCCCGACAGCGCCTCGCTGGAGGTGGGGGCGGATGATCTGGCCCGCACTGTATCATATGAACGTGTGGTGCTGCTGGTGCGCGAACTGGTGGGGCAAGGGCACATAGCCCTGGTAGAAACGCTGGCCGAGCGAATCGCGGCTGGCGTGCTGGCGGAAAAGCGCGTGCGCATCACGCGCGTCAGCATCGAAAAACTCGACATTTTCGATGATGCCGAATCGGTTGGCGTCGAGATCGAGCGCCGCAACCCCGCCTGATGCAAAAACGGCCCGGAGCGTGCTCCGGGCCGGTCAGGCTCAGTTGTCGTGGTCGTCCTTGTCGGTTTTTACGTCGATGTCAGCGCTGCTGATGTCGTCGTCATCATCGTCGTCAAGGCCTGCGTCATCCGGCAGAACGGCGTCGGAATCCTCATCCGCATCGGCGTCGAGATCGACATCCACGTCGTTATCGACCGCGTTCTCGCCGGTCTTGGGCTTGGATTCGGGGGCAGCTTCCACCGGGCGGCGCAGGCGGGGCAGTTCCACGGGCTGTTCAGCGCCGCATTTGGGGCAGACGGCCGGATTCTTGTTCAGATCGTAGAAACGGGCGCTGCAGGAGACACAGACACGTTTGGTGCCGAGGTTGGACTGAGCCATCTTGAACCTGTCGATCCTGTTTTTAATGATGAATGGAGCCACCGTATCCGGAAGTGGCAAAAGGCGCAGCCCCATGCCAGTTTGCGCGGCTGATGTCAAACATTGCCCCCGCATCCCGGCATCCCGATCATGCCGATCTGTGATTGACTTTGTCACCCGGAATACGGAATGGGATGCGTTATGAAAACCGATCATGCCCCTTCTTCCGTTCGCGCGCTGACGGTTCATGCCCCGCGCGCGCCCCTGTCCGGTTCGGTCCATGTGCCGGGTGACAAGTCGATCAGCCACCGCTCGCTGATGTTTGCCGCCCTCGCGCGCGGCACGACCCACATCACCGGCCTGCTGGAAGGCGAGGACGTGCTGCGTACCGCCGATGCCATGCGTGCCCTTGGCGCCGACATCACCCGCGAGGGTGCGGGGCAGTGGCGCGTGCAGGGCTGCGGGCTCGACGGGCTGCGTGAACCGGCCGATGTGCTGGACATGGGCAATTCCGGCACGGCGGCACGCCTGCTGTCGGGCATTCTGGCCAGCCACGGCTTCACCTCGGTCATGACGGGCGATGCCAGCCTGCGCGGCCGCCCGATGAAGCGCGTGACCGACCCGCTGGCCGCCACGGGGGCAACCTTCCTCTCGCGCCACGGCGGGCGGCTGCCGCTGGCCATTGCGGGCAACGCCAACCCGCCGCCGCTGGCCTACCGGCTGCCGGTAGCCTCGGCACAGGTCAAGTCCGCCGTGCTGCTGGCCGGGCTGAACGCGGTGGGCGAGACACGGGTGGAAGAGCCAGTTGCCACCCGCGACCATACGGAAAACATGCTGCGCCACTTTGGCGCGCAGGTGCAGGTCGAACCCATGGGTGCGGGCGGGCGTGTCATCACCCTTCAGGGCCGCCCCGACCTTGTGGCGCGTGACATCGTGGTGCCGGGCGATCCGTCCTCGGCTGCCTTCGTGCTCGTCGCGGCCCTGCTGGTGCCCGGCTCGAGCGTGCGCGTGCAGGGCGTGGGGCTGAACCCGCTGCGCACCGGGCTGTTCACCTCGCTGCGCGAGATGGGGGCCGACCTTGCCATCAGCAACGAGCGCATTGAAGGCGGCGAACCCGTGGGCGACCTGACCGCGACCGCAGGCGCGCTGCATGGCGTGGACGTGCCCGCCATCCGCGCGCCGTCAATGATCGATGAATATCCGGTTCTGGCCGTGGCCGCCGCCCATGCTGCGGGGCAGTCGCGCTTTCGCGGGCTGGAGGAGCTGCGCGTGAAGGAAAGCGACCGCCTTGCCGCCACAGTGGCGCTGCTTGAGGCCAACGGCATCAAGGTGGACGTGGTGGGCGATGACATGATCGTGCACGGCACCGGCGGCGCCATTCCCGGTGGCGGGCTGGTCGAGACCCGCATGGACCACCGCCTGGCCATGAGCGCCATCGTGATGGGCCTTGCAGCACAAAAGCCGGTCAGCGTGGATGACACCGCCTTCATCGACACGAGCTTCCCCGGATTCGTGGGGCTGATGAACAGCATCGGTGCGGGGCTTGCGGCATGACGCAGCGCCTGGTCATAGCGGTTGACGGCCCGGCCGCTGCGGGCAAGGGCACGCTGGCCCGCAGCCTGGCCGAGGCGCTGGGCCTGCCCTATCTCGATACCGGCCTGCTCTACCGCGCCACCGGGCGGCGCATGATCGATGCGGGCCACGACCCCGCCACCGCCCCGGCGGAGGAATTTGCGGCGGGTGTCGGCATGGAAGACCTGCGCCGCACCGACCTGCGCGTGCCCGAGGTGGACCGCGCCGCAAGCCTCGTCGCGGCCCAGCCCGCCGTGCGCCGGATGCTCGTTGATGTGCAGCGCCGCTTTGCCGGCGCCCATGGCGCGGTGCTCGACGGGCGCGATATCGGCACGGTCATTTTTCCCGATGCGCAGGTCAAGCTCTACATCACCGCTTCGGCCCGCACGCGCGCCGAGCGGCGATGGGAGCAGATGGCCACCGACCTCAACGCCCCTGACCGCGCGGCGCAGATAGCGCAGGTGGAGCGCGAGATCGCCGCGCGTGACGCCGCCGATTCCGCCCGCGCCACCGCGCCCTTGCGCCCGGCGGAGGATGCCGTGCATATCGAGACCGACCACCTCGATGCCGCCGCCGTGCTGGCCGAGGCCCTGCGGATCGTGGCGCTAAGGACGCGATAGCGCGCTTTTGTGCGCGAACCCTTGGCCCCCGGCACGGTTTTTATTGACATCCGCCGCCCATAGGGTGTCTGTGCTGAGCGGTATATGCCCCGCGCGCCTGCGTTGGGGCATGGCATTTCAACATCTGGCCCGCAGGCGTGCCGCGACCGTGTCGTGGCGGGGAGCCCGGGCAAGCCGTTCCCATGTTACCGCGCAGGCGGGCAGGCGGGGGCGCAGGATTGTCCACATCCACCGCCGCGCGGTCGTGATGTGGTTACAGGATTTACGAGTAACTCATGGCTTCAGCCACAACACAGCCCGTCGAGAACTTTGCCGATCTCCTCGAGGAAACCCTCGGTCGCGATTCCGCGTTTGACGGTTCCGTCGTCACCGGTCGCGTCGTTCGCCTGACGGATGAATACGCCATCGTCGATGTCGGCCTGAAAAGCGAAGGGCGCGTTTCCCTCAAGGAATTCGGCCCGCCGGGCGTTACCCCCGATGTCAAGCCGGGTGATGTCATCGAACTGTTCGTCGAGCGGTACGAAGATCGTGACGGGTCCATCGTCCTGTCGCGCGAGAAGGCCCGCCGCGAGGAAGCCTGGTCGAACCTTGAAAAGGCGTTCGAAGGCAACCAGCGCGTCAACGGCACCATCTATGGCCGCGTCAAGGGTGGCTTCACCGTCGACCTCGGCGGCGCGATGGCGTTCCTGCCCGGCTCGCAGGTCGATATCCGCCCCGTGCGCGATGTGACCCCGCTGATGGGCGTGCCCCAGCCGTTCCAGATCCTGAAGATGGACCGCGCACGCGGCAACATCGTCGTGTCGCGTCGCGCCGTGCTCGAAGAGACCCGTGCGGAGCAGCGCAGCGAGCTGATCCAGGGCCTGAAGGAAGGTATGATCCTCGATGGCGTGGTCAAGAACATCACCGATTACGGTGCGTTCGTTGATCTTGGCGGCGTCGATGGCCTGCTGCATGTGACCGATATCGCATGGAAGCGCATCAACCACCCGTCCGAGGCGCTGCAGATCGGCCAGCCGGTCCGCGTGCAGGTCATCCGCTTCAACCCCGACACGCAGCGTATCTCGCTGGGCATGAAGCAGCTTGAGGCTGACCCGTGGGAGAACGTGGCGATCAAGTACCCGCCGGGTGCCCGCTACACCGGTCGCGTCACGAACATCACCGACTACGGTGCGTTCGTCGAGCTCGAGCCGGGCGTCGAAGGCCTGGTGCACGTGTCCGAGATGTCCTGGACGAAGAAGAACGTCCATCCGGGCAAGATCGTCGCCACTTCTCAGGAAGTCGATGTGATGGTTCTGGATGTGGACAGCGCGAAGCGCCGCATCTCGCTGGGCCTGAAGCAGGTGCAGCGCAACCCGTGGGAGCAGTTCGCCGAGGAACACAAGGTTGGTTCCGTGGTGGAAGGCGAGATCCGCAACATCACCGAGTTCGGCCTGTTCATCGGCCTGTCCGCCGACATCGATGGCATGGTTCACATGTCCGACCTGTCGTGGGACGAGCCGGGCGAAGTCGCCATGAGCCACTACGAGAAGGGCCAGGTCGTAAAGGCCAAGGTTCTGGACGTGGACGTGGAGAAAGAGCGTATCTCGCTGGGCATCAAGCAGCTGCATGAAGACCCCGCCGCTGACACGCTGAGCAAGGTGCAGAAGGGTGCGGTCGTGACCTGCATCGTTACCGCGGTGCAGGCGAACGGCATCGAGGTGAAGGTTGACGACGTTCTGACCGGCTTCATCCGCCGTGCGGAACTGGCCCGTGACAAGGCCGACCAGCGCCCCGAGCGCTTCGCCGTTGGCGAACGCGTCGATGCGAAGGTCGTGTCGGTTGACCGCGCAGCCCGCAAGCTGGCCCTGACCATCCGCGGCCGTGAGGTCGAGGAAGACAAGCAGGCGATCTCCGACTACGGTTCTTCCGATAGCGGTGCTTCGCTGGGTGACATTCTGGGTGCCGCGATCCGTCGCCGTAACGCCGAGAGCTGATCCGAGCCACAGGTTCTGGCCCGCGCATGCGTGGGCTGGAGCCGGGCATGAAAAAGGGCGGTGCAGAAATGCACCGCCCTTTTTTTATGTCGAGAGAGAAGAAAAAAAGTTTTTTTACCGTGTTGCAGGCGGTCCCTTAATGATCTCGGCCAGATCGTCAGGACGGATCCATTTGCGGAAGGCATCGCGGATCGCCTCGGCACTCAGGGTGTAATAGGCCTGGGCTGCAATATCGTTCTGGTTGAGCGGCAGGCCAAGATCGCTGAAATGCAGGTAACCTGCCGCGATGGTGTCGAGGCTGGCTGATTGCAGCGCCAGGCCGCGCAGCATGCCCGCGCGCGCCATGGCCAGTTCATCCGCGCTGACAGGCTGGGCCTGCATGGCGGTGATGTCCTGTATCGCAGCACGCCGTGCGGCATCCACCTTCTGCGGGTCAGCGCCGAACGAAATGCTGTAGGCCGCGCGCTGGCGCTTCCATGTCAGGTGGCTGCGCACGGTATAGACATAGCCGGTGCGCACCCGCAGGTCGCGATACAGACGGGATGAAAAGCCCGAGCCCAGAATCTCGTTGCCCAGGTTGAGCGCGAAATGCTCCGGGTTGCTTGCCGTCAGCCCAAGGCTTTCGGGCAGGGAAACCGTGGCCTGCGTGCTTGATGGGTCGGGCACGCGGGTCACGCTGGCCCTGCTGTCGGGGCGCGGCGGCAGGTCAACTGCGGGCGTGGGGCCGGTGGCCCGCCATGCGCCAAAGGTGCGGGCAATGGCCTTGTAGGCGGCATCGGGCGTGATGTCGCCGGTAATGACGATGGTGGTCAGGTCAGGCCGATAGGCGGCGGCGTAAAAGGCACGGCAGTCCGCTACATTCAGCTTCATGATGCCTGCAGGCTCGGCCTGCCGCAGCGACGGATCGCCCTTGGGCGAGACAGCGGCCTGCATTGCACGGCCAAACAGATAGTCAGGCGAATGCAGCAGCCCGGACAGCGAGGCCGCCGCATTGGCCTGCACCACCTTGAAAGCCGCTTCGGGCAGGGCGGGGTGCAGTTCATTTTCCGCCAGCAGGTCAAGTCCGCGCCCGAAATCGGGGGTGAGCACGCTCAGGCTGAAATCGGA contains:
- a CDS encoding DNA polymerase III subunit gamma/tau encodes the protein MTVSSDQDRSEEAGLPAPPADGPGLFGDTPPPSAPPAVADAAPAAPYRVLARKYRPTTFDDLIGQETTVRILRNAFALGRVAHAFMLTGVRGVGKTTTARIIARALNCTGPDGNGGPTADPCGVCPNCVAILADRHPDVLEMDAASRTGVDDVREIIEATRFRPMQGRMKVFIIDEVHMLSRNAFNALLKTLEEPPAQVTFIFATTELRKVPVTVLSRCQTFALRRVPQVELAAHFDRVARAENVTFTPDALALIARAADGSVRDGLSLLDQAIAQGTLDGEGGTDAAPIGLDLVAGMLGLADRGLVFDLLDAVLEGRPERALAITGDVYERGGDLGVMLGDVLELVHTVSRLKAIPALRDNPEMPEAERQRGSALAERVPVPVLGRTWQMLLKGVAEVEQAPDRRQAAEMVLIRLCYVADLPPPGDLVRRVLGQDAAAAPVQVSASPAGPTGGGVQAGASSSVTTGPEGGGGGAIRMVANGGVRVDAMPQHAPDMGRVEDEALAPSPRTWRETLALVSGRDAMLHGHLYHAVHLVAFAPPLITIRVERNSLPGLARRLETFLRDMTGDATWQVRQSEEEGEATIAEQGAEIIELYRAQAEAHPLVQAVLAVFPTARLGAVTDHALDDYGLPPEELALESLAPDLEFAPLDADLVEEDDLDADDFA
- a CDS encoding YbaB/EbfC family nucleoid-associated protein, with the translated sequence MKNLAGLMKQATQMQARMEEMQAKLEDMVIEGSAGAGMVTLTMNGKGDMKSITIDPKLADPGEMEMLQDLILAASADARKKLDATASEEMKKVTGGLNLPGGMKFPF
- the recR gene encoding recombination mediator RecR — protein: MSGRGEIDRLVTLLGRLPGLGPRSARRAALALLRQPHARMLPLAQAMEQAARAVRTCSTCGNLDTTDPCAICADPTRDAGLVCVVENVGDLWALERAGVHRGVYQVLGGTLSALSGIGPDDLNVQPLLDRIAQGGVREVILALGATVEGATTMHWLHERLARFDIKISRVGQGVPVGGALDVLDDGTLAAAIMARRPA
- a CDS encoding SDR family oxidoreductase, which gives rise to MSMVWPVPAGMPRVALVTGGAARLGRAIALELARAGFDVALHYNTSAQAAEQTAAGIHALGRRAVLLPADLAQETMVTPLMAEATRKLGPVGVLVNNASVFMRDEWDSATRAGWDAHMEPNTRAPFVLMQEFARLLPESAQGMVLNMLDERVWSLTPHFVSYTVSKAALWTLTQTMALALAPRQIRVNAIGPGPVLPTPRQTAEQFARQCASVPLGQGATPDEIARAALSLVCLPSVTGQMLALDGGQHMQWSPAPPVR
- the folB gene encoding dihydroneopterin aldolase, with the protein product MSVFPPWNEPDHLRCLFVRNMVLDARIGVFEHEQGVTQRIRVNVMFGVPDSASLEVGADDLARTVSYERVVLLVRELVGQGHIALVETLAERIAAGVLAEKRVRITRVSIEKLDIFDDAESVGVEIERRNPA
- a CDS encoding TIGR02300 family protein, with protein sequence MAQSNLGTKRVCVSCSARFYDLNKNPAVCPKCGAEQPVELPRLRRPVEAAPESKPKTGENAVDNDVDVDLDADADEDSDAVLPDDAGLDDDDDDDISSADIDVKTDKDDHDN
- the aroA gene encoding 3-phosphoshikimate 1-carboxyvinyltransferase, with translation MKTDHAPSSVRALTVHAPRAPLSGSVHVPGDKSISHRSLMFAALARGTTHITGLLEGEDVLRTADAMRALGADITREGAGQWRVQGCGLDGLREPADVLDMGNSGTAARLLSGILASHGFTSVMTGDASLRGRPMKRVTDPLAATGATFLSRHGGRLPLAIAGNANPPPLAYRLPVASAQVKSAVLLAGLNAVGETRVEEPVATRDHTENMLRHFGAQVQVEPMGAGGRVITLQGRPDLVARDIVVPGDPSSAAFVLVAALLVPGSSVRVQGVGLNPLRTGLFTSLREMGADLAISNERIEGGEPVGDLTATAGALHGVDVPAIRAPSMIDEYPVLAVAAAHAAGQSRFRGLEELRVKESDRLAATVALLEANGIKVDVVGDDMIVHGTGGAIPGGGLVETRMDHRLAMSAIVMGLAAQKPVSVDDTAFIDTSFPGFVGLMNSIGAGLAA
- a CDS encoding d(CMP) kinase, which encodes MTQRLVIAVDGPAAAGKGTLARSLAEALGLPYLDTGLLYRATGRRMIDAGHDPATAPAEEFAAGVGMEDLRRTDLRVPEVDRAASLVAAQPAVRRMLVDVQRRFAGAHGAVLDGRDIGTVIFPDAQVKLYITASARTRAERRWEQMATDLNAPDRAAQIAQVEREIAARDAADSARATAPLRPAEDAVHIETDHLDAAAVLAEALRIVALRTR
- the rpsA gene encoding 30S ribosomal protein S1, whose translation is MASATTQPVENFADLLEETLGRDSAFDGSVVTGRVVRLTDEYAIVDVGLKSEGRVSLKEFGPPGVTPDVKPGDVIELFVERYEDRDGSIVLSREKARREEAWSNLEKAFEGNQRVNGTIYGRVKGGFTVDLGGAMAFLPGSQVDIRPVRDVTPLMGVPQPFQILKMDRARGNIVVSRRAVLEETRAEQRSELIQGLKEGMILDGVVKNITDYGAFVDLGGVDGLLHVTDIAWKRINHPSEALQIGQPVRVQVIRFNPDTQRISLGMKQLEADPWENVAIKYPPGARYTGRVTNITDYGAFVELEPGVEGLVHVSEMSWTKKNVHPGKIVATSQEVDVMVLDVDSAKRRISLGLKQVQRNPWEQFAEEHKVGSVVEGEIRNITEFGLFIGLSADIDGMVHMSDLSWDEPGEVAMSHYEKGQVVKAKVLDVDVEKERISLGIKQLHEDPAADTLSKVQKGAVVTCIVTAVQANGIEVKVDDVLTGFIRRAELARDKADQRPERFAVGERVDAKVVSVDRAARKLALTIRGREVEEDKQAISDYGSSDSGASLGDILGAAIRRRNAES